A single Aspergillus puulaauensis MK2 DNA, chromosome 7, nearly complete sequence DNA region contains:
- a CDS encoding alpha/beta hydrolase (CAZy:CE10;~COG:S;~EggNog:ENOG410PQFQ;~InterPro:IPR029058,IPR013094;~MEROPS:MER0036033;~PFAM:PF07859;~TransMembrane:1 (o22-43i);~go_function: GO:0016787 - hydrolase activity [Evidence IEA]) has product MVALPTTAVVAEPLDLFEWLSLLWRLPVLVIQFVGNLASLFLSPREVSQLGLRQKLSLAYLKTHATVFSLKQQALPRSILSGPRIQKYCRWYKLPHRAVAIPLNGAGGGATLDTGPGSDIPSPVLHFVTPRTAQPGGPTLFYIHGGGYHDPIIEDGHLPFVLRCAKSCNAAQVVFLEYSLAPEHPYPSQLVQAIAGLRYLLEKESLKPENLVLGGDSAGGHLTLSLLAHIANPSPYAPPLDLHNGRFKAAMLVSPWVTMTEEQTRALSESKHDYVPVQRVPWMRDFFKPAESEVWSNLWQPQDADTVAMWKGLFNPGAICKRAIVVAGTEEVLFDSCVGFGRDCLGCESVVVDGDAGIGRLKELDFVLAIAPGEAHVQPGLDAFLGYYQGRSMRAISTFLEGC; this is encoded by the exons ATGGTAGCCCTCCCAACAACTGCAGTGGTCGCCGAGCCACTAGATCTCTTCGAATGGCTGTCTCTGCTCTGGCGGCTTCCTGTGCTGG TCATCCAGTTCGTGGGCAATCTAGCTTCACTATTCCTATCGCCCCGTGAAGTCTCCCAACTGGGGCTGCGCCAGAAGCTCTCGCTCGCATACTTAAAGACCCACGCAACCGTCTTCTCACTCAAGCAGCAGGCCCTCCCACGGAGTATCCTGTCCGGGCCCAGGATCCAGAAGTACTGTCGCTGGTATAAACTACCGCACAGAGCCGTTGCCATTCCTCTAAACGGTGCAGGTGGGGGTGCAACTCTTGACACCGGCCCAGGAAGCGACATCCCCAGCCCCGTGCTCCATTTCGTCACGCCCCGTACCGCACAGCCGGGCGGACCAACGCTCTTCTacatccacggcggcgggTACCACGACCCGATCATCGAAGACGGGCATCTCCCTTTTGTTCTCCGCTGCGCGAAATCATGTAACGCAGCCCAGGTCGTGTTCTTGGAGTACTCGCTCGCGCCCGAGCACCCATACCCAAGCCAACTCGTCCAGGCCATCGCCGGGCTGCGATATCTGCTCGAAAAAGAGTCACTCAAGCCAGAGAACCTTGTTCTTGGCGGCGACAGCGCAGGAGGACATCTAACGCTGAGCCTGCTAGCTCATATTGCCAACCCATCTCCATACGCTCCACCACTCGACCTGCACAACGGCAGGTTCAAGGCTGCGATGCTCGTTTCACCCTGGGTGACCATGACGGAGGAACAGACTCGGGCTCTCTCGGAGTCGAAACACGACTATGTCCCCGTCCAGCGTGTTCCGTGGATGCGGGACTTCTTTAAGCCTGCGGAGAGCGAGGTCTGGAGTAACCTCTGGCAGCCGCAAGACGCGGACACGGTTGCGATGTGGAAGGGGCTGTTTAACCCTGGTGCGATATGTAAAAGGGCGATTGTGGTGGCGGGGACTGAGGAGGTTCTGTTTGATTCTTGTGTTGGCTTTGGTAGGGACTGCTTGGGGTGCGAGAgtgtggttgttgatggggatGCTGGGATTGGGCGTCTCAAGGAATTGGACTTTGTTCTCGCGATTGCCCCTGGCGAGGCGCATGTGCAGCCGGGGCTTGATGCGTTTCTTGGGTATTATCAGGGCCGTTCGATGAGAGCGATTTCGACGTTTTTGGAGGGTTGTTAG
- a CDS encoding NADH:flavin oxidoreductase/NADH oxidase (COG:C;~EggNog:ENOG410Q2DB;~InterPro:IPR044152,IPR001155,IPR013785;~PFAM:PF00724;~go_function: GO:0003824 - catalytic activity [Evidence IEA];~go_function: GO:0003959 - NADPH dehydrogenase activity [Evidence IEA];~go_function: GO:0010181 - FMN binding [Evidence IEA];~go_function: GO:0016491 - oxidoreductase activity [Evidence IEA];~go_function: GO:0050661 - NADP binding [Evidence IEA];~go_process: GO:0055114 - oxidation-reduction process [Evidence IEA]), which produces MAVPDVDIAPAEGIPYFTPAQSPAAGTAANPQTSGNAIPKLYTPLTVRGVTFQNRLGLAPLCQYSAEDGHMTDYHIAHLGGIAQRGPGLMMVEATAVTPEGRITPQDVGLWKDSQIAPMKRVIDFVHSQNQKIGVQIAHAGRKASTIAPWMMSQGVIATEKVGGWPEGVVGPSDVPFHESFPVPKAMSKSDIEAFKSSWVDAVKRAVKAGADFIEIHNAHGYLLSSFLSPSANTRNDEYGGSFENRIRLPLEIAQATRDAVGPDTPVFLRVSATDWLEENLPEQSWKLADSVKFAQALAEQGAVDLIDVSSGGVHAEQKVTSGPAFQAPFAIAIKKAVGDKLLVATVGAITNGRQANQLLEQDGLDVALVGRGFQKDPGLAWTFAQHVDTEISMASQIRWGFTKRGGTPYIDPKAYKQSIFE; this is translated from the exons ATGGCCGTCCCAGACGTCGATATCGCCCCCGCTGAGGGCATCCCATACTTCACACCCGCGCAGTCCCCCGCTGCAGGCACAGCCGCGAACCCGCAGACGAGCGGCAATGCCATCCCGAAGCTGTATACGCCGTTGACGGTGCGCGGGGTGACGTTCCAGAATAGACTTGGT CTCGCACCCCTGTGCCAATACTCCGCTGAAGACGGACACATGACAGACTACCACATCGCACACCTGGGCGGAATCGCGCAGCGCGGACCAGGGCTCATGATGGTTGAAGCTACCGCCGTGACGCCGGAAGGGCGCATCACGCCGCAGGACGTCGGTCTGTGGAAGGACAGCCAGATCGCGCCGATGAAGCGCGTGATCGACTTCGTGCACTCgcagaaccagaagatcGGGGTGCAGATTGCGCATGCCGGACGCAAGGCGTCGACTATTGCGCCTTGGATGATGAGCCAGGGCGTCATTGCGACGGAGAAGGTGGGCGGGTGGCCTGAGGGTGTTGTGGGGCCTAGCGACGTGCCCTTTCATGAGAGTTTCCCTGTTCCCAAGGCCATGAGTAAAAGTGATATCGAGGCGTTTAAGAGCAGTTGGGTGGACGCTGTGAAGAGGGCTGTCAAGGCCGGGGCGGACTTTATTGAGATCCATAATGCGCACGGGTATTTGTTGAGTTCGTTCCTGTCGCCGAGTGCGAATACGCGCAATGACGAGTATGGAGGGTCCTTTGAGAATAGGATTCGTCTGCCGCTCGAGATTGCACAGGCGACCCGCGATGCTGTTGGGCCCGATACTCCTGTTTTCCTGCGTGTGTCGGCGACGGATTGGCTCGAGGAGAACCTGCCCGAGCAGAGCTGGAAGCTTGCGGACTCGGTGAAGTTTGCGCAGGCGCTTGCGGAGCAGGGTGCTGTTGATCTGATTGATGTTTCGTCTGGTGGTGTGCATGCTGAGCAGAAGGTGACGTCTGGGCCGGCGTTCCAGGCTCCTTTCGCTATTGCTATTAAGAAGGCTGTTGGTGATAAGCTTCTTGTCGCGACTGTGGGTGCTATCACGAATGGCAGACAGGCGAACCAGCTGCTTGAGCAGGACGGCCTGGATGTTGCGCTTGTTGGGCGTGGATTCCAGAAGGACCCTGGTCTTGCTTGGACGTTCGCGCAGCATGTTGACACCGAGATCTCGATGGCGAGTCAGATCCGGTGGGGATTCACGAAGCGCGGAGGGACGCCTTATATTGATCCTAAGGCTTATAAGCAGTCCATTTTTGAGTAG
- the POX1 gene encoding fatty-acyl coenzyme A oxidase (COG:I;~EggNog:ENOG410PGSV;~InterPro:IPR006091,IPR029320,IPR009100,IPR002655, IPR037069,IPR012258,IPR036250;~PFAM:PF02770,PF01756,PF14749;~go_component: GO:0005777 - peroxisome [Evidence IEA];~go_function: GO:0003997 - acyl-CoA oxidase activity [Evidence IEA];~go_function: GO:0016627 - oxidoreductase activity, acting on the CH-CH group of donors [Evidence IEA];~go_function: GO:0050660 - flavin adenine dinucleotide binding [Evidence IEA];~go_function: GO:0071949 - FAD binding [Evidence IEA];~go_process: GO:0006631 - fatty acid metabolic process [Evidence IEA];~go_process: GO:0006635 - fatty acid beta-oxidation [Evidence IEA];~go_process: GO:0055114 - oxidation-reduction process [Evidence IEA]): protein MPSPPPAWVQALKPAEPQGTQLLAQERAQSKVDVEKLGELLHTKQALQKQDEILSLLKSEKVFDKSRNHVLGRTERIQLALARGKRLQQLSKVHNWTEAEYYVANDLVAEPTPYGLHASMFLVTLREQSNPEQRKLFYERAANYEIIGCYAQTELGHGSNVRGLETTATWDPSDQTFVIHSPSLTASKWWIGSLGRTANHAVVMAQLFIAGKNYGPHPFVVQIRDLETHQPLENVYVGDIGPKFGYNTMDNGFLLFNKLKIPHINMLARFAQVDKASNKYLRPASPTLMYGTMTWVRSNIVLQAGGVLARGVTIAIRYCAVRRQFQDRDAKAGAEENQVLNYKMVQIRLLPLLATMYALHFTGRGMMRLYQENQKRMNSASQADQEKRGAGPEELRAGSDLLADLHATSCGLKALASTSAGEGLEVCRRACGGHGYSNYSGIGPWYADYLPTLTWEGDNYMLTQQVARYLLKSARAVLAGKGTGNDTSRILQAYLARREKGASFDILGNDSDIVAAFAWRTAHLTFETLKQRDVEKRSWNSLLVNFWRLSTALSQYLVVRNFYEAVTSPELTSSLDPETAGLMRSLFRLYSLNTLERESSEFFSSAAVTVRQIGLTQTNEVMKLLDQIRPHAVRLVDAWQIPDWQLDSSLGRSDGNVYPDLFRRASQENPVNDLVFDPYPWNENVLKNAVPKSKL, encoded by the exons ATGCCGAGTCCTCCCCCAGCCTGGGTCCAGGCTCTAAAGCCCGCCGAACCGCAGGGAACGCAGTTGCTCGCCCAGGAGCGTGCCCAGTCAAAAGTCGACGTCGAGAAGCTGGGCGAGCTGCTGCACACGAAGCAGGCGCTGCAGAAGCAAGATGAGATCCTCTCCCTGCTCAAGTCGGAGAAAGTATTCGACAAGTCCCGCAACCACGTCCTCGGGCGGACCGAAAGGATCCAGCTTGCCCTTGCCCGCGGAAagcgcctgcagcagctgaGCAAGGTCCATAACTGGACGGAGGCGGAATACTATGTTGCGAACGACCTGGTCGCTGAGCCGACTCCCTACGGCCTTCACGCTTCCATGTTCTTG GTGACCCTACGGGAACAAAGTAACCCGGAACAACGCAAACTTTTCTACGAGAGAGCCGCGAACTACGAGATCATCGGATGCTACGCACAAACAGAATTGGGTCACGGATCGAACGTACGGGGGCTGGAAACAACCGCTACCTGGGACCCCTCAGACCAGACCTTCGTTATCCACTCTCCGAGCTTGACCGCGTCGAAGTGGTGGATCGGATCGCTGGGACGGACGGCAAACCATGCTGTGGTGATGGCGCAGTTGTTCATTGCTGGCAAGAACTACGGCCCTCACCCGTTCGTTGTTCAGATCCGTGACCTGGAAACCCACCAGCCACTGGAGAATGTCTACGTCGGTGACATTGGGCCAAAGTTTGGTTACAA CACCATGGACAACggattcctcctcttcaacaagcTGAAGATCCCCCACATCAACATGCTGGCCCGCTTCGCCCAGGTTGACAAGGCCTCAAATAAGTACTTGAGGCCCGCTTCGCCCACGCTCATGTATGGAACCATGACATGGGTGCGCTCGAACATTGTCCTGCAGGCCGGTGGTGTGTTGGCTCGTGGTGTGACCATTGCCATCCGCTACTGTGCTGTGCGAAGACAGTTCCAGGACCGGGATGCCAAGGCCGGCGCCGAGGAGAACCAGGTCCTCAACTACAAGATGGTCCAGATCCGTCTGCTCCCATTGCTGGCGACTATGTACGCTCTGCACTTCACCGGTCGCGGCATGATGCGCCTCTACCAGGAAAACCAGAAGAGAATGAACAGTGCCTCCCAGGCAGACCAGGAGAAGCGCGGTGCTGGTCCGGAAGAGCTTCGGGCTGGCTCCGACCTTCTCGCCGACCTTCACGCCACCTCGTGCGGTCTTAAGGCATTGGCTAGTACCTCTGCCGGAGAGGGTCTTGAAGTGTGCCGCCGTGCTTGTGGTGGTCACGGGTACAGTAACTACAGCGGCATTGGCCCGTGGTATGCTGATTACCTGCCCACGCTGACCTGGGAAGGTGACAACTACATGTTGACTCAACAAGTTGCACGATAT CTCCTTAAATCCGCCCGTGCCGTACTCGCCGGCAAAGGCACCGGAAACGACACCTCCCGCATTCTACAAGCTTACCTCGCCCGCCGCGAAAAGGGTGCCTCTTTCGATATCCTCGGCAACGACAGCGACATCGTCGCCGCTTTCGCCTGGCGCACGGCTCACCTCACATTCGAAACCCTCAAGCAGCGCGACGTCGAGAAGCGCTCGTGGAacagcctcctcgtcaactTCTGGCGTCTCTCCACCGCCCTCTCTCAGTACCTCGTCGTCAGGAACTTCTACGAGGCAGTCACATCTCCCGAGCTCACCTCCTCTCTGGACCCCGAGACTGCCGGTCTCATGCGCAGCCTCTTCCGCTTGTACTCCCTGAACACCCTAGAACGCGAATCATCAGaattcttctcctccgccgccgtcaCAGTCCGCCAGATCGGCCTCACCCAGACAAACGAGGTGATGAAGCTGCTCGACCAGATCCGCCCGCATGCCGTGCGGTTAGTTGATGCTTGGCAGATTCCGGACTGGCAGCTAGACAGCAGTCTGGGCCGATCAGATGGCAACGTCTATCCGGATCTGTTCCGGAGGGCGAGCCAGGAGAACCCGGTTAACGATCTGGTGTTTGATCCGTATCCCTGGAACGAGAATGTATTGAAGAATGCGGTTCCGAAGAGCAAGCTATAG
- a CDS encoding pectate lyase (CAZy:PL3;~COG:G;~EggNog:ENOG410PN9G;~InterPro:IPR012334,IPR004898,IPR011050;~PFAM:PF03211;~SECRETED:SignalP(1-19);~go_component: GO:0005576 - extracellular region [Evidence IEA];~go_function: GO:0030570 - pectate lyase activity [Evidence IEA]): MPVLSKILVLPLLATTALAAPKLAKRFTFPLPASTGSVTFDEPYEIAAGETYDGELQTFGRGVECTNQEEGGESDTVFIVQEGGTLRNAIIGPDQIEGVYCLGACTIENVWWEKVCEDALSLKDPGTGPYNIIGGGAQGAEDKVIQQNSAGEVIIDGFTVYDFGKLYRSCGTCGDIQRSATISNVIAVDGLTIAGANANFGDVVTIDGSNCASDVSAICTTYDADADGGEPEETSTDPTDACVFEELPACE; encoded by the exons ATGCCCGTCCTTTCTAAGATACTcgtccttcctcttctggcAACAACTGCCCTCGCTGCCCCCAAGTTGGCAAAGCGGTTTACATTCCCTCTCCCTGCCTCAACCGGTAGCGTTACCTTCGATGAGCCATACGAGATTGCTGCCGGCGAGACCTACGACGGCGAGCTCCAGACCTTCGGCCGCGGCGTCGAATGCACTAATCAGGAAGAAGGCGGGGAGTCCGACACCGTCTTCATTGTCCAAGAGGGCGGAACCCTTCGCAATGCTATTATCGGGCCTGACCAGATAGAGGGGGTTTACTGTCTCGGTGCCTGCACGATTGAGAATGTTTGGTGGGAGAAGGTTTGCGAGGACGCGCTGTCCTTGAAGGACCCAGGGACTGGGCCGTATAATATCATCGGCGGTGGAGCGCAGGGTGCGGAGGACAAGGTTATTCAG CAAAACTCCGCCGGCGAGGTCATAATCGACGGCTTCACGGTCTACGACTTTGGCAAGCTGTACCGCTCCTGCGGAACCTGCGGCGACATCCAGCGCTCTGCAACAATCAGCAACGTTATTGCCGTAGACGGGCTGACCATTGCCGGTGCCAACGCCAACTTTGGCGACGTCGTAACCATCGACGGCTCCAACTGCGCGTCGGACGTCAGTGCCATTTGCACCACGTACGATGCTGACGCCGATGGTGGTGAGCCTGAGGAGACATCGACTGATCCTACCGATGCATGTGTTTTCGAGGAGCTGCCGGCTTGTGAGTAG
- a CDS encoding uncharacterized protein (COG:S;~EggNog:ENOG410PP89;~PFAM:PF17660;~SECRETED:SignalP(1-16)) translates to MKFLLLATALASAVFAKVPEWHAHYRLNTADYQTTFDHYLSQGYKVNSVSGYQRDGEANYAAIFEKNDAGVAWWSHTRMTAAAYQQKFDKYVADGYRLRQVNGYNVGGETYYAAVWDKTPSGPWVARHGLDEAGLKKYFAQYVDKEGYRLVHASGYEVKGEGRYAAIWEKTGDEDVAWASWADMSSDGFQKRFDEYLKDGYRLTDVTGYAVKDTVYYAGVWDNSTSGAWEARSGMDSAGFQKNFDQFKADGYVIDVLSGYDTPSGDRYAAIWIKP, encoded by the coding sequence ATGAAATTCCTCCTCCTAGCCACGGCACTCGCctccgccgtcttcgccaAAGTCCCCGAATGGCACGCGCACTACCGCCTGAACACCGCCGACTACCAAACCACCTTCGACCACTACCTCAGCCAGGGGTACAAAGTCAACAGCGTGAGCGGATACCAGCGCGACGGGGAGGCCAACTACGCCGCGATCTTCGAGAAGAACGACGCCGGGGTTGCGTGGTGGTCGCACACGCGCATGACCGCCGCTGCGTACCAGCAGAAATTCGACAAGTATGTTGCTGACGGGTATCGGCTGCGGCAGGTGAATGGGTATAATGTTGGTGGGGAGACTTATTATGCCGCTGTCTGGGATAAGACGCCCTCTGGGCCTTGGGTGGCGAGGCATGGGTTGGATGAGGCGGGGTTGAAGAAGTACTTTGCGCAGTATGTGGATAAGGAGGGGTATAGGCTTGTGCATGCCAGTGGGTATGAGGTTAAGGGGGAGGGGCGCTATGCTGCGATCTGGGAGAAGActggggatgaggatgttgcgTGGGCGTCGTGGGCGGATATGTCTTCGGACGGGTTTCAGAAGAGGTTTGATGAGTATCTGAAGGATGGGTATCGGCTTACGGATGTCACTGGGTATGCGGTTAAGGATACTGTGTACTATGCTGGTGTCTGGGATAACTCGACTTCGGGGGCTTGGGAGGCTCGCAGTGGAATGGATTCGGCGGGTTTCCAGAAGAATTTCGATCAGTTCAAGGCTGATGGGTATGTCATTGATGTTCTGAGTGGGTATGACACTCCTTCTGGTGACCGGTATGCTGCCATTTGGATCAAGCCTTGA
- a CDS encoding NAD(P)-dependent alcohol dehydrogenase (COG:Q;~EggNog:ENOG410PK6E;~InterPro:IPR013154,IPR013149,IPR036291,IPR011032;~PFAM:PF00107,PF08240;~go_process: GO:0055114 - oxidation-reduction process [Evidence IEA]), with the protein MQLNCRAIVSYEPMSNESWNAKLQDVSIRDIRPDECLVEVVASGICHTDLGIASRPGSVFPRVLGHEGAGYIRKIGSELCAAETNLKEGDPVLLSIAFCGSCPSCRSGHPSYCYDAYELNFAHPGSHTYTQDPSLPVVGGFFGQSSLGNLAVVNASCIVNLSGIVQSREELQLFAPLGCGFQTGAGTVSKLGKAQPEDDVAIIGLGGVGLAGVMAAKIIGCRRIIAVDRIPERLALAAELGATHVVHTGELATSLPDAVRLATDGIGPSLTIDTTGALPIIKEALEMTSVLGRMILLGMSKDSLEIDMTKFKLAGRSLLGSVQGDAIPSKYIPQMIAWYREGKFPIEKLVRFYKPEDHAVAVQDMKAGTAVKPIILW; encoded by the exons ATGCAGCTGAACTGTCGCGCCATTGTATCCTACGAGCCCATGTCCAACGAATCCTGGAACGCAAAGCTCCAGGATGTATCCATCCGGGACATCAGACCAGACGAATgtctggtggaggtggtggctaGTGGAATCTGCCATACCGATCTGGGCATCGCATCGCGACCAGGCTCTGTTTTCCCTAGAGTCTTAGGGCACGAAG GTGCTGGGTATATACGAAAGATCGGGTCCGAGCTTTGTGCAGCAGAAACGAACCTGAAAGAAGGAGATCccgtcctcctctccatcgcaTTCTGCGGATCCTGTCCAAGTTGCAGATCCGGACACCCGTCGTACTGCTACGATGCATACGAGTTGAACTTTGCCCACCCAGGCAGCCACACCTACACGCAGGACCCTTCACTCCCCGTGGTTGGCGGGTTTTTCGGACAATCGAGCCTCGGAAACCTTGCAGTGGTAAATGCAAGCTGCATTGTCAACCTATCTGGGATCGTCCAATCACGAGAGGAACTGCAGTTGTTCGCTCCGCTGGGCTGCGGATTCCagactggggctgggacCGTGTCGAAGCTGGGAAAGGCGCAGCCGGAGGATGATGTTGCTATTATTGGGCttggtggagttggactTGCGGGCGTTATG GCCGCAAAAATTATCGGCTGTCGACGCATCATCGCTGTCGACCGTATCCCAGAAcgcctggctctggcggcggAACTGGGTGCTACTCATGTAGTTCATACAGGCGAACTAGCTACAAGTCTTCCAGATGCTGTGAGATTGGCAACAGACGGAATAGGGCCCAGCCTTACTATCGACACCACCGGGGCACTTCCGATTATCAAGGAAGCGTTGGAGATGACCAGCGTGCTTGGCAGGATGATCCTATTAGGAATGTCAAAGGACTCTCTTGAGATCGATATGACGAAATTTAAACTG GCCGGAAGGTCTCTCCTTGGAAGCGTGCAAGGGGACGCCATTCCGTCGAAG TACATACCGCAAATGATCGCGTGGTATCGAGAGGGCAAGTTCCCCATTGAAAAGCTGGTCCGCTTCTACAAG CCGGAGGACCACGCGGTGGCTGTACAGGACATGAAAGCAGGGACGGCGGTGAAGCCTATAATACTCTGGTAG
- a CDS encoding aldehyde dehydrogenase family protein (COG:C;~EggNog:ENOG410PUP5;~InterPro:IPR015590,IPR029510,IPR016161,IPR016162, IPR016163;~PFAM:PF00171,PF07368;~go_function: GO:0016491 - oxidoreductase activity [Evidence IEA];~go_function: GO:0016620 - oxidoreductase activity, acting on the aldehyde or oxo group of donors, NAD or NADP as acceptor [Evidence IEA];~go_process: GO:0055114 - oxidation-reduction process [Evidence IEA]): protein MTSQAPTEIETRLFINGQFRPASDAATFPLNSPTTLEQVALVPEASVEDTNDAVAAAKAAFPAWSALSPHDRGAYMTKLGDLMLESEAELAHLEAISMGRPISGYWDAKAAVKKLQYFASCGWNGQGQTSLNTPGFVNMTLRQPFGVVAVIIPWNVPVYFFINKVAPALAAGNTVVVKSSEKAPLTSAKLAHLIQRAGFPPGVINVLSGHGHISGTTLAHHMDVRLFTFTGSGRTGRLIQQAAAKSNLKNVIFELGGKSPTVVFGDADLEKAARESAYSIQWNSGQVCMANSRVYVHESVAGKFVELFKQNLQRIRIGDPTDPETNHGPQADAVQFETVKRYIEMGKQTGQLALGGGQDLETKGYFIPPVVFTDTPEDAQIMKDEIFGPVVNINTFETEAEVVQKVNATEFGLYAAVYTRDVSRAMRLATSMEAGTVGVNCTSPSGAFDLPFGGYKASGIGREGIHHSLDNYLETKTVLLKVDEA, encoded by the exons ATGACCTCTCAAGCCCCCACCGAGATAGAAACGCGCCTGTTTATCAACGGCCAG TTTCGCCCTGCTTCAGATGCAGCTACATTCCCTTTAAACTCGCCTACAACACTGGAACAGGTAGCTCTAG TCCCCGAAGCCTCAGTCGAAGATACAAACGACGCAGTCGCAGCAGCCAAGGCAGCATTCCCAGCATGGTCCGCCCTCTCACCCCACGACCGCGGGGCCTACATGACCAAGCTCGGCGACCTGATGCTCGAATCCGAAGCCGAACTCGCGCATCTCGAGGCCATCTCCATGGGCCGGCCCATCTCTGGCTACTGGGATGCAAAAGCCGCAGTTAAGAAACTGCAATATTTCGCCTCCTGCGGCTGGAACGGCCAGGGCCAGACAAGTCTCAACACACCAGGCTTCGTCAATATGACCCTGCGCCAGCCATTCGGTGTCGTCGCGGTTATTATCCCATGGAACGTTCCGGTCTACTTCTTCATCAATAAAGTCGCCCCGGCCCTTGCAGCAGGAAATACCGTGGTCGTCAAGAGTAGCGAGAAAGCCCCACTAACT TCCGCAAAACTCGCACACCTAATCCAGCGCGCCGGGTTCCCACCAGGAGTCATCAACGTCCTCTCCGGGCACGGCCACATCTCCGGAACCACGCTCGCGCACCACATGGACGTACGCCTATTCACATTCACAGGCTCCGGGCGCACAGGCCGTCTAATCCAACAAGCAGCAGCCAAGTCGAACCTCAAGAACGTGATCTTCGAACTCGGCGGGAAATCACCAACCGTTGTCTTCGGCGATGCAGACCTCGAAAAGGCAGCACGGGAGTCCGCGTATAGTATCCAGTGGAACAGCGGGCAGGTATGCATGGCGAACTCGCGGGTTTACGTGCATGAATCTGTGGCGGGGAAGTTCGTCGAGCTGTTTAAGCAGAATCTGCAGAGGATTCGGATTGGGGACCCGACTGACCCTGAGACGAATCATGGACCGCAGGCGGATGCAGTGCAGTTTGAGACTGTGAAGCGGTATATCGAGATGGGGAAGCAGACGGGGCAACTTGCGCTCGGTGGAGGACAGGATCTAGAGACGAAGGGCTATTTTATCCCGCCGGTCGTATTCACAGACACGCCGGAGGATGCGCAGATCATGAAGGACGAGATATTTGGGCCTGTGGTGAACATCAATACATTCGAGACCGAGGCGGAGGTTGTTCAGAAGGTCAATGCTACCGAGTTCGGGCTATACGCTGCTGTGTATACGCGCGATGTGAGTCGGGCTATGCGGCTGGCTACGTCGATGGAGGCTGGGACTGTCGGTGTCAACTGTACAAGTCCGAGCGGTGCGTTTGATCTTCCCTTTGGAGGATACAAGGCGAGTGGAattgggagggaggggattCACCACAGTTTGGATAATTACCTTGAGACGAAGACGGTGCTGCTGAAGGTTGACGAGGCGTAG